The Gemmatimonadales bacterium sequence GCACCGGCAGCCCGGTCTCCTCCGCGATGAGCTTGTCCAGGCCGCGCAGCAGCGAGCTGCCGCCGGCCAGCACGATGCCGCGGTCGATCAGGTCGGCGGAGAGCTCGGGCGGCGTCTTCTCCAGCGTCTGCCGCGCCGCTTCCACGATTGCGTGCACCGGCTCGGACAGCGCTTCGCGGACTTCTTCGGAGGTGATGGTGACCGTCTTGGGCAGCCCGGTGACCAGGTCGCGGCCGCGGACTTCCATGGTCAGCTCCTCATCGAGCGGGTACGCCGAGCCGATGCGGATCTTGATCTCCTCGGCCGTGCGCTCCCCGATCATGAGGTTGTACACCTTGCGCAGGTGCTCGATGATCGAGTGGTCCAGCTCATCGCCGGCGATGCGGATGGAGCGCGCGATGACGACGCCATCCAGGGAGATGACGGCCATTTCGGTCGTGCCGCCGCCGATGTCGATGATCATGTTGCCGCCTGGCTCGTGGATCGGCAGGCCCACGCCGATGGCCGCGGCCTTGGGCTCCTCCACGAGGAACACCTCGCGGGCGCCGGCGCGCAGCG is a genomic window containing:
- a CDS encoding rod shape-determining protein; protein product: LRAGAREVFLVEEPKAAAIGVGLPIHEPGGNMIIDIGGGTTEMAVISLDGVVIARSIRIAGDELDHSIIEHLRKVYNLMIGERTAEEIKIRIGSAYPLDEELTMEVRGRDLVTGLPKTVTITSEEVREALSEPVHAIVEAARQTLEKTPPELSADLIDRGIVLAGGSSLLRGLDKLIAEETGLPVHIAENPVTAVALGVGKGLDNIRYLRTRIALNSSPDY